In Arachis hypogaea cultivar Tifrunner chromosome 17, arahy.Tifrunner.gnm2.J5K5, whole genome shotgun sequence, a single window of DNA contains:
- the LOC112766275 gene encoding bidirectional sugar transporter SWEET3b, which produces MSETLRMIVAVVGNAASVALYAAPTVTFKRVIRKKSTEDFSCIPYIIGLLNCLLFTWYGLPIVSYKWENFPLVTVNGVGIVLEFSYVVIYFWFASSKGKVKVAMVTIPVLILFCIAAAVSAFAFHDTHKRKLLIGSIGLGVSVAMYASPLVAMKQVIKTKSVEFMPLPLSLCSFLAGSLWLTYGVMIRDVFVAGPSVVGVPLAILQLVLHCKYRKRSVLEVPNKEGMEENGNFEKVDLEKGSLEMNEVEINVTNQKNNGDNL; this is translated from the exons ATGTCAGAAACTCTTCGTATGATTGTTGCTGTTGTTGGAAATGCTGCTTCCGTAGCACTTTATGCTGCACCAAC TGTAACCTTCAAGAGGGTGATAAGAAAGAAGAGCACTGAGGATTTCTCATGCATTCCATACATCATAGGACTCTTGAATTGTCTCTTGTTCACATGGTATGGATTGCCAATTGTGAGTTACAAGTGGGAAAATTTCCCTCTTGTTACTGTTAATGGAGTTGGGATTGTTCTTGAGTTCTCCTATGTTGTCATCTATTTCTGGTTTGCTTCTTCTAAGGGAAAG GTGAAGGTGGCAATGGTGACAATACCAGTTCTTATACTGTTCTGCATAGCTGCTGCAGTTTCAGCTTTTGCATTTCATGACACTCATAAAAGAAAGTTGCTTATTGGAAGCATAGGTTTAGGTGTTTCTGTTGCCATGTATGCTTCTCCTCTTGTTGCCATG AAACAAGTCATAAAAACCAAGAGTGTGGAGTTTATGCCTCTACCATTATCTTTGTGCTCTTTCTTGGCTGGTTCACTATGGCTGACTTATGGAGTCATGATTCGCGATGTATTTGTGGCG GGACCAAGTGTGGTTGGAGTGCCATTGGCCATACTCCAATTAGTTCTCCACTGCAAATACCGGAAAAGGAGTGTTTTGGAGGTACCAAACAAGGAGGGAATGGAAGAAAATGGTAACTTTGAGAAAGTGGATTTGGAAAAGGGAAGCTTGGAAATGAATGAAGTGGAAATCAATGTGACAAATCAAAAGAACAATGGAGACAACTTGTGA